A DNA window from Danio aesculapii chromosome 1, fDanAes4.1, whole genome shotgun sequence contains the following coding sequences:
- the LOC130225408 gene encoding mucin-2-like, translating into MERKAFIIIWILIYLSKTTAQTSSTTEAVTTTTTEPSTTPAETSTTAAKVISTTTEASTTTAEPPTTTAALTSTTTEHSTKSPPETSTNAAEVTSTTATEASTTTVEASATTPEASTITAEPSTTTAAVTSATTTEASTTTPTEISTTAAEETSTTTTEHPTTKTEPSTTTTSTEPSTTTTELPTTTTTELSTTTTEPSTTTTKLSTTTEPPTTSTEPSTTSTELPTTTTTEPSTTTTEPPTTTSELSTTTTEPPTTTIEPSTTTTEPPTTTTEPSTTTTEPPTTTSELSTTTPELPTITTEPSTTTTEPPTTTSELSTTTTELPTTTTEPSTTTTELPTTTTEPSTTITEPPTTTTEPSTTTTELPTTTTEPSTTTTELPTTTTEPSTTTTEPPTTTTEPSTTTLELPTTTTEPSTTTTELPTTTTEPSTTTTELPTTTTEPSTTTTELPTTTTEPSTTTTEPPTTTTEPSTTTTELPTTTTEPSTTTTEPPTTTTEPSTTTTELPTTTTEPSTTTTELPTTTTEPSTTTTELPTTTTTEPSTTTTEPTTTTTEPSTTTTEQSTTTTEPPTTTTEQSTTTTELPTTTTEPSTTTTEPPTTTTEPSTTTTTEPPTTTTEPLTTTTEQSTTTTELPTTTTELSTTTTELPTTTEPSTTTTKPTTTTAEPSTTTVELTSTTTTATETSTTAAEETSTTTSEPPTTTAEQSTTTTELPTTTTEPSTTTSEPPTTTDPPKGAGGSFWREGYLGFSSETAASTTPAPEK; encoded by the coding sequence ACCTCTCTAAGACAACGGCTCAAACATCCAGCACCACAGAAGCAGTAACAACTACTACAACGGAGCCCTCAACGactcctgctgaaacatccaccaCTGCGGCAAAAGTAATATCTACAACAACAGAGGCATCCACAACAACAGCTGAACCACCCACCACTACAGCTGCACTAACATCTACAACAACCGAACACTCAACAAAATCTCCTCCTGAAACATCCACCAATGCTGCAGAGGTAACATCTACAACTGCAACAGAGGCCTCCACAACAACAGTTGAAGCATCTGCCACTACACCAGAGGCCTCCACAATAACAGCTGAACCATCCACCACTACAGCAGCAGTAACATCTGCTACAACAACAGAGGCCTCAACAACAACTCCTACTGAAATATCTACTACTGCTGCAGAAgaaacatctactacaacaacagagcaCCCCACAACAAAAACAGAACCATCCACCACCACAACATCAACTGAAccatctactacaacaacagagctgcccacaacaacaacaactgaactATCCACCACAACAACAGAGCCGTCCACAACAACAACTAAACTATCCACCACAACAGAGCCGCCCACCACATCAACTGAACCATCTACTACATCAACAGAGCtgcccacaacaacaacaactgaaccATCCACCACAACAACAGAGCCGCCCACAACAACAAGTGAACtatctactacaacaacagagccgcCCACAACAACAATTGAACCATCCACCACAACAACAGAGCCGCCCACAACAACAACTGAACCATCCACCACAACAACAGAGCCGCCCACAACAACAAGTGAACTATCTACTACAACACCAGAGCTGCCCACAATAACAACTGAACCATCCACCACAACAACAGAGCCGCCCACAACAACAAGTGAACtatctactacaacaacagagctgCCCACAACAACAACTGAACCATCCACCACAACAACAGAGCTGCCCACAACAACAACTGAACCATCCACCACAATAACAGAGCCGCCCACAACAACAACTGAACCATCCACCACAACAACAGAGCTGCCCACAACAACAACTGAACCATCCACCACAACAACAGAGCTGCCCACAACAACAACTGAACCATCCACCACAACAACAGAGCCACCCACAACAACAACTGAACCATCCACCACAACATTAGAGCTCCCCACAACAACAACTGAACCATCCACCACAACAACAGAGCTGCCCACAACAACAACTGAACCATCCACCACAACAACAGAGCTGCCCACAACAACAACTGAACCATCCACCACAACAACAGAGCTGCCCACAACAACAACTGAACCATCCACCACAACAACAGAGCCACCCACAACAACAACTGAACCATCCACCACAACAACAGAGCTGCCCACAACAACAACTGAACCATCCACCACAACAACAGAGCCACCCACAACAACAACTGAACCATCCACCACAACAACAGAGCTGCCCACAACAACAACTGAACCATCCACCACAACAACAGAGCTCCCCACAACAACAACTGAACCATCCACAACAACAACAGAGCtgcccacaacaacaacaactgaaccatccacaacaacaacagaacCCACCACAACAACAACTGAACCATCCACAACAACAACTGAACAATCCACCACAACAACAGAGCCGCCCACAACAACAACTGAACAATCCACCACAACAACAGAGCTGCCCACAACAACAACTGaaccatctacaacaacaacagagccccCCACAACAACAACTGAACCATCTACCACAACAACAACTGAACCACCCACCACAACAACAGAGCCGCTCACAACAACAACTGAACAATCTACCACAACAACAGAGCTCCCCACAACAACAACTGAGCTATCCACCACAACAACAGAGCTCCCCACAACAACTGAACCATCCACCACAACAACAAAACCCACCACAACAACCGCTGAACCATCCACCACTACGGTAGAattaacatctactacaacaactGCTACTGAAACATCTACCACTGCTGCAGAAGAAACATCTACTACAACATCAGAGCCCCCCACAACAACAGCTGAACAATCCACCACAACAACAGAGCTGCCCACAACAACAACTGAACCATCTACAACAACATCAGAGCCCCCCACAACAACA